The Marinoscillum sp. 108 genome contains the following window.
ATATGGAGTGATCACCGGAGGAGGCCCCGGTATCATGGAAGCAGGTAATAAAGGTGCCCATAAGCAGGGGGGTAAGTCCGTGGGACTCAACATCGATTTACCTTTCGAGCAGTTTAACAACATATACATAGACCGAGACAAGCTGATCAACTTTGACTATTTCTTTGTGCGCAAAGTGATGTTTGTGAAGTACTCTCAGGGATTTATTGTAATGCCCGGAGGATTTGGCACCCTGGATGAGCTTTTTGAGGCCCTCACACTGATTCAAACCAAGAAAATCGGTCGGTTCCCGATAGTTTTGGTTGGAAAAGAATACTGGGGTGGTCTGTTCGACTGGATCAAAAACGTGCTGCTCGCACAAGCCAATAACATTAACGAAGTGGATTTGGAACTTTTCAGTATCGTAGACACCGCCACAGAAGCTGTCCATGTGATCGATGAGTTCTACAACAAATACCTATTGAGCCCTAACTTCTAATACCAGTAATTCAAAATGAGCATATCCGAGACGGAAATAGAGCAGATGGTGGATAGCCAGGAGGAAACCCAGCAGTACATCGAGATATATGGTGCGCGGGAGCACAACCTGAAAGACGTGAACCTAAACATCCCGAGAAACAAACTCGTGGTGATCACCGGCATCAGTGGTAGTGGCAAATCCTCTTTGGCGTTTGACACCATCTATGCAGAAGGCCAGCGGCGATACATGGAGAGCTTTTCGGCGTATGCTCGTTCTTTTATTGGCAACATGGAGCGGCCGGATGTGGATAAGATCAATGGGCTCAGTCCGGTGATCTCCATTGAGCAAAAAACCACTTCCCGAAACCCACGATCTACCGTGGGCACAGTTACTGAGGTCTATGATTTTCTCAGACTCCTTTTTGCCCGTGCAGGGGTGGCCTACTCCTACGTCACCGGGAAAAAGATGATTAAGCAAACAGAAGATCAGATTGTGGATCATCTGCTGAAAACCTACGACGGACAAAAGTTGATCATACTGGCTCCCGTGGTGAAAGGCCGCAAGGGACATTACCGCGAGCTCTTTGTGCAGATACGCAAAATGGGCTTTACCAAGGTACGGGTCAATGGAGAGATTCAGGATCTGGTGGCTAAAATGCAGGTAGACCGCTACAAGACACATGACATAGAGATTGTGGTGGATCGGGTGATCGTGCAAAGTAAAGATGAAAAGCGGATCCGCCAATCGGTACAGGCCGCCTTCAAACAGTCTGATGGCATACTGATGGTGCAGGATCAGGAGAATAACGTAGCTCACTTTTCCAAGTACCTGATGGACCCAGAGTCGGGCATCTCTTATGATGAGCCGGCACCTAACACTTTCTCATTTAACTCGCCGTATGGGGCCTGTCCTACCTGTCATGGCCTGGGGCTTATAGAGGAGATCTCTAAAGACTCGGTCATTCCAGACCCCAGCCTTTCCATCAGCCGTGGGGGCATAGCTCCTTTGGGGGAGTACCGCGACATCTGGATTTTCAAAAAGGTGGAGGCCATACTTAAGCGAAATAAAGTCAACCTGACCACCCCGATCAAAGATATCCCTGAAAAAACCATGGAGGTGCTGCTTTATGGTGATGATATCCCGGTGGCTGTTGGCTCGGTGAAATATCCCGGTACCGACTGGCATACCAAGTTCGAAGGGATCATTAAGTTTTTGGAAAAACAGAGGGAGACTGGCAGTGACAAGATTCGCCAGTGGGTTGAGGATTTTACGGATATTGCCACCTGCCCTGAATGCAGCGGCTACCGCTTGAAAAAAGAGTCCCTGCACTTCAAAATACATGATAAACACATCGGTGAACTGGCAGAAATGAATATCAACCGGCTCTCCGATTGGTTTGAGGGGATAGAAGCCAGGCTGGATGACCGCCAGAATATTATCGCTGGGGAGATTCTGAAAGAGCTGCGCAAGCGGATTGGGTTTCTATTGGATGTCGGTTTGGATTATCTCAGTTTGAATCGGTCACTCAAGACCCTCTCCGGAGGGGAAGCACAAAGGATCCGCTTGGCCACACAGATCGGAACTCAGCTGGTGAATGTTCTGTACATTCTGGATGAACCAAGCATTGGCTTGCATCAGCGAGACAATGTAAAAT
Protein-coding sequences here:
- a CDS encoding TIGR00730 family Rossman fold protein produces the protein MTEKENEVSKEQEEKILEAFKDRDWNEIKSSDSWAIFKIMSEFVDGFEKLAKIGPCVSVFGSARTKDDDKYYKMAEEIAAKLVRHGYGVITGGGPGIMEAGNKGAHKQGGKSVGLNIDLPFEQFNNIYIDRDKLINFDYFFVRKVMFVKYSQGFIVMPGGFGTLDELFEALTLIQTKKIGRFPIVLVGKEYWGGLFDWIKNVLLAQANNINEVDLELFSIVDTATEAVHVIDEFYNKYLLSPNF
- the uvrA gene encoding excinuclease ABC subunit UvrA, coding for MSISETEIEQMVDSQEETQQYIEIYGAREHNLKDVNLNIPRNKLVVITGISGSGKSSLAFDTIYAEGQRRYMESFSAYARSFIGNMERPDVDKINGLSPVISIEQKTTSRNPRSTVGTVTEVYDFLRLLFARAGVAYSYVTGKKMIKQTEDQIVDHLLKTYDGQKLIILAPVVKGRKGHYRELFVQIRKMGFTKVRVNGEIQDLVAKMQVDRYKTHDIEIVVDRVIVQSKDEKRIRQSVQAAFKQSDGILMVQDQENNVAHFSKYLMDPESGISYDEPAPNTFSFNSPYGACPTCHGLGLIEEISKDSVIPDPSLSISRGGIAPLGEYRDIWIFKKVEAILKRNKVNLTTPIKDIPEKTMEVLLYGDDIPVAVGSVKYPGTDWHTKFEGIIKFLEKQRETGSDKIRQWVEDFTDIATCPECSGYRLKKESLHFKIHDKHIGELAEMNINRLSDWFEGIEARLDDRQNIIAGEILKELRKRIGFLLDVGLDYLSLNRSLKTLSGGEAQRIRLATQIGTQLVNVLYILDEPSIGLHQRDNVKLIQALKDLRDLGNTVIVVEHDKDMMLASDFVVDIGPGAGRHGGHIMAAQPPAEFIQNKSLTADYLNGNLKIEIPTDRRKGNGNFLELKGATGHNLKNVDLKLPLGTMICVTGVSGSGKSSLIHETLYPILRKHFYKSRTEPLPHQSLKGLDKLDKVIEVDQSPIGRTPRSNPATYTGVFTDIRSLFSELPESKIRGYKPGRFSFNVKGGRCETCQGGGMRVIEMDFLPDVHVLCETCKGKRYNRETLEVRFKGKSISDILDMTVEAAVDFFEFQPKILKKIETLHEVGLGYVSLGQHATTLSGGEAQRVKLATELSKRDTGNTFYILDEPTTGLHFQDIQHLLEVLQKLVGKGNTVLIIEHNMDVIKVSDYLVDLGPEGGEKGGQIVGRGTPEDLAKNEKSHTGKFLKEELV